In the genome of Ignavibacteriales bacterium, one region contains:
- a CDS encoding metal-dependent transcriptional regulator: protein MHNISKEDYLSVIYKNLDIGGKIKTSVIAEKLEISNAAVTDMIKKLSRDGHIKYEKYKGIQLTESGKNYAKNMVRRHRIWEVFLYQVVGMPWDKVHDEAHKLEHSCSDDLINRMEEMLDFPEYDPHGDPIPGKDGTLPKPRKAIPLTILKEKQKAKVIRVNDFDNGFLKYISKIGIELNKEILIKDILNFDHSMLVIIDGKEINLSSTIAANIFVEVKTK from the coding sequence ATGCATAATATTTCTAAAGAAGATTACCTGAGTGTGATCTATAAAAATCTTGACATAGGCGGAAAAATTAAAACAAGTGTAATTGCAGAGAAGCTTGAAATATCAAATGCCGCCGTAACTGATATGATAAAAAAACTTTCACGTGATGGTCATATTAAATACGAGAAATACAAAGGAATACAGTTAACCGAATCAGGAAAGAACTACGCAAAGAATATGGTTCGCCGCCATCGTATCTGGGAAGTATTTCTTTACCAGGTTGTTGGAATGCCTTGGGATAAAGTACACGACGAAGCGCATAAGCTTGAACATTCATGTTCAGATGATTTGATAAACCGGATGGAAGAGATGCTCGACTTTCCGGAATATGATCCGCACGGGGACCCGATACCAGGAAAGGACGGTACGCTTCCCAAGCCAAGGAAAGCAATACCATTAACAATTTTGAAAGAAAAGCAAAAAGCAAAAGTTATAAGAGTAAATGATTTTGATAATGGTTTTCTTAAATACATCTCGAAGATCGGGATTGAATTGAACAAAGAAATTTTAATAAAAGATATTCTGAATTTTGATCATTCAATGCTTGTCATTATCGATGGTAAAGAAATAAATCTGAGTTCAACTATTGCCGCAAATATTTTTGTTGAAGTAAAAACAAAATAG
- a CDS encoding TM2 domain-containing protein, whose product MDKIYQYLPTLEMDEMAYVQTLVKDMDDAKLQQFATIYTSRRKDAQTIMLLTLIGFLGIAGVQRFVLDQIGMGLLYLFTGGLCVIGTIIDLVNYKKLAFDYNLKVARQVAAMVGS is encoded by the coding sequence ATGGATAAAATTTACCAATACCTGCCCACGCTTGAAATGGATGAAATGGCTTATGTTCAAACACTGGTTAAAGATATGGATGATGCAAAACTTCAACAGTTTGCTACTATTTATACCTCCAGGAGAAAAGACGCTCAAACAATCATGTTACTTACTTTAATCGGATTCCTTGGAATTGCCGGGGTTCAGCGGTTTGTACTTGATCAAATAGGTATGGGACTTCTATACTTGTTTACCGGCGGTCTTTGTGTCATCGGTACTATCATCGATCTTGTTAATTATAAAAAGTTAGCATTCGATTATAATCTGAAAGTGGCACGCCAGGTAGCCGCAATGGTTGGATCATAG
- a CDS encoding DUF2752 domain-containing protein, producing MKARLIYRSINLEALLWLFALTFLAFYSPSTENHFTFCLFNNLGIGFCPGCGLGHSISHLFRFEIYESFTSHPLGIPALLILVYRIVQLTKDQIINNQNKIIPN from the coding sequence ATGAAAGCCCGACTGATATATCGCAGCATTAATCTTGAAGCTTTATTGTGGCTTTTCGCTCTCACCTTTCTTGCATTTTATTCTCCATCAACTGAAAATCATTTTACATTTTGTTTGTTTAATAATCTTGGAATTGGATTTTGTCCCGGTTGCGGTCTTGGTCATTCAATATCACATCTTTTCCGTTTTGAAATTTATGAATCTTTCACATCGCACCCGCTTGGAATTCCGGCATTATTAATTTTAGTTTATAGAATAGTTCAGCTAACAAAAGATCAAATAATTAATAATCAAAATAAAATCATTCCTAATTGA
- a CDS encoding cobalamin-dependent protein (Presence of a B(12) (cobalamin)-binding domain implies dependence on cobalamin itself, in one of its several forms, or in some unusual lineages, dependence on a cobalamin-like analog.), with protein MRTLKEKQNISEVYFLDYFNNLIEGKKQRCSEIVKELLSQKTDIKDVYTDLYQRSLYRVGKMWDEGSLTVAEEHAASQITLELITSIKPKKSGKNKSVKKAIISCIDKEHHEIGALMVSNIFEFNGWDTKFLGASVPSKDLLKLIKSFKPELVGLSFNLYLNLLRLLNVIEHIRKFFPEQKIVIGGQAARLEKDNILKQFPDILYFDSLHELDSFIKNN; from the coding sequence ATGCGAACATTAAAAGAAAAACAAAATATAAGTGAAGTTTATTTCCTGGATTATTTTAATAATCTCATTGAAGGAAAAAAGCAGCGGTGTTCCGAAATAGTAAAAGAACTTCTCTCACAAAAAACTGATATAAAAGATGTGTATACCGATTTGTATCAGCGTTCTTTGTACAGGGTGGGCAAAATGTGGGATGAAGGCAGTTTAACCGTAGCCGAAGAGCATGCCGCATCACAAATAACACTTGAATTGATCACATCAATTAAACCGAAAAAGTCCGGGAAGAATAAATCTGTTAAAAAGGCGATCATAAGCTGCATTGATAAAGAACATCATGAAATCGGAGCTTTAATGGTTTCTAATATTTTTGAATTCAATGGATGGGACACAAAATTTCTCGGAGCGTCGGTGCCGTCAAAAGATTTATTAAAACTTATAAAATCCTTTAAACCGGAATTGGTTGGACTTTCTTTCAATTTGTATTTGAATCTGTTACGCCTGCTTAATGTCATTGAACATATCAGAAAGTTTTTTCCTGAACAAAAAATTGTTATCGGCGGGCAGGCAGCAAGACTTGAAAAGGATAACATACTAAAACAATTTCCTGATATTCTCTACTTTGATTCACTGCACGAACTGGATTCCTTCATTAAAAACAACTGA
- a CDS encoding cob(I)yrinic acid a,c-diamide adenosyltransferase: MKLEKGFIQIYTGNGKGKTTAAIGQAIRAAGFGLRTYIVQFMKEFPYNELKSLNSLNEWIEIEQFAGDDFVYKKELPPDEEIQKALKGMSSAKNKMLSNDFDIIILDEILVSIYFRLITTEQVLAFLNEKPSEVEIILTGRYCPQEIIDKADLVTEMKEVKHYYQQGVLSRRGIES, from the coding sequence ATGAAACTTGAAAAAGGATTTATACAGATCTATACCGGAAATGGAAAAGGCAAAACAACCGCTGCTATAGGGCAGGCGATCAGGGCTGCTGGTTTTGGTTTGAGAACTTACATAGTGCAGTTTATGAAGGAGTTTCCTTACAATGAACTTAAGAGTCTGAACTCACTGAATGAGTGGATAGAAATTGAACAATTTGCGGGTGATGATTTTGTTTATAAAAAAGAACTGCCGCCGGATGAAGAAATTCAAAAGGCATTAAAAGGTATGTCATCAGCTAAAAATAAAATGTTGAGTAATGATTTCGATATAATAATTCTTGATGAAATTCTTGTTTCAATATACTTTAGGTTGATAACTACGGAACAGGTATTAGCTTTTCTTAACGAGAAGCCATCGGAAGTTGAGATCATTCTTACGGGCAGGTATTGCCCGCAGGAAATTATTGATAAAGCTGACCTTGTAACAGAAATGAAAGAAGTTAAACATTATTATCAGCAAGGGGTGTTATCAAGAAGAGGAATAGAATCATAA
- a CDS encoding DinB family protein: MLKFYFDYSTEVTNEIKKDFGNIAPELLNRKPSSESWSAGECFEHLIKTNGLYFPVFEKLKLSLHNSDANGNIHFKNSFIGKMIIKTVDPDQMKKYKSPKAFRLTVSNVRSDVISVFLKQLEDLNKLIETFKNKNLAAYKITSPASPLVRYNLGDCLMIIAYHNRRHLKQAKNAIGVLNR; the protein is encoded by the coding sequence TTGCTAAAATTTTATTTTGATTATTCAACCGAAGTCACCAACGAAATAAAAAAAGACTTTGGAAATATTGCCCCCGAGTTATTGAATAGAAAACCATCATCTGAATCCTGGAGCGCGGGTGAATGTTTTGAACATCTTATAAAAACAAATGGTTTGTATTTTCCGGTGTTTGAGAAACTTAAACTTTCTTTACACAATTCAGATGCTAATGGGAATATTCATTTCAAGAATTCATTCATTGGAAAAATGATAATCAAAACTGTAGATCCGGATCAGATGAAAAAATATAAATCACCAAAAGCATTCAGATTGACAGTGAGCAATGTGAGAAGCGATGTAATTTCGGTTTTCTTAAAACAACTTGAAGATTTGAATAAATTAATTGAAACCTTTAAAAACAAAAATTTAGCTGCATATAAAATTACTTCACCCGCTTCACCGCTTGTAAGATACAATCTGGGAGATTGTTTGATGATCATTGCCTATCATAACCGGAGACATTTGAAACAGGCAAAAAATGCAATTGGAGTTTTAAATAGATAA
- a CDS encoding MBL fold metallo-hydrolase: MNRKKFIRNISSAFVGSLMSFPFLSEKIYGKRSEDDVYPLLKPDPSAWKDDEINIAWIGHATVLINFFGTIIITDPVLFERVGLYIFGLTFGPSRYTMPALKLEEIPKPDLVLLSHAHMDHMDYETLSSLVDLYPDQIDCVTAFNTKDVIEDLEWKSLNEIDWNEEIFPLDLRIKALEVKHFGWRFPWERDRSRGFMEDGRSFNAYIIEKNNTKILFGGDTAFHELFMPINENNIEVAIMPIGAYHPWRRNHCTPEEALVMASQHIKARHFIPIHFYTFKQGMEPVEEPMQRLLDEASKHEINIAIKDIGGSFKYKS, encoded by the coding sequence ATGAACAGAAAAAAATTCATTAGAAATATATCGTCGGCTTTTGTCGGGTCATTAATGTCATTTCCTTTTTTAAGTGAAAAGATTTACGGGAAGCGAAGTGAAGATGATGTTTATCCTTTATTAAAACCAGATCCTTCTGCCTGGAAAGATGATGAAATAAACATTGCCTGGATTGGTCACGCTACAGTTCTTATAAATTTTTTCGGGACGATTATTATTACAGACCCGGTTCTTTTTGAAAGAGTAGGATTGTACATATTCGGACTTACCTTTGGACCAAGCAGGTACACAATGCCTGCACTTAAACTCGAAGAAATACCAAAACCCGATCTTGTTTTGTTGTCACACGCTCACATGGATCACATGGATTATGAAACTCTGTCGTCATTGGTTGATCTGTATCCTGATCAGATCGATTGTGTTACAGCATTTAATACTAAGGATGTTATCGAGGATCTTGAATGGAAATCACTTAATGAAATTGACTGGAATGAAGAAATTTTTCCCCTTGATTTAAGAATTAAAGCACTAGAGGTAAAACATTTCGGCTGGCGTTTTCCATGGGAACGAGATCGTTCAAGAGGATTTATGGAAGACGGCAGAAGCTTCAACGCATATATAATAGAAAAGAATAACACTAAAATTTTATTCGGCGGCGATACAGCTTTTCATGAATTATTTATGCCGATAAATGAAAATAATATCGAAGTAGCAATAATGCCGATTGGGGCTTATCATCCATGGAGAAGAAATCACTGCACACCTGAAGAGGCTTTGGTAATGGCGTCACAGCATATTAAAGCAAGACACTTTATACCTATTCATTTTTATACTTTTAAACAGGGAATGGAACCTGTAGAAGAACCGATGCAGCGTTTACTTGATGAGGCTTCAAAACATGAAATAAATATAGCGATAAAAGATATCGGCGGAAGTTTCAAATATAAAAGCTGA
- a CDS encoding GlsB/YeaQ/YmgE family stress response membrane protein, with amino-acid sequence MSLFQILILLLIAGICGSIARSLVGFSKGGCILSIAVGFIGALIGNWLAREMNLPDFLTLNIGGTSFPVVWAIVGAVLFSGILSALTSGKK; translated from the coding sequence ATGAGCCTGTTTCAAATATTAATTTTATTACTAATCGCTGGTATTTGCGGTTCAATTGCCCGATCGCTTGTTGGATTTTCAAAAGGCGGGTGCATTCTTTCTATAGCCGTTGGGTTTATTGGAGCTTTAATCGGCAACTGGCTTGCCCGCGAAATGAACCTGCCGGATTTTTTAACTCTCAATATCGGCGGAACCAGTTTTCCGGTTGTGTGGGCGATAGTCGGCGCAGTTCTGTTTAGCGGTATCCTGAGCGCACTAACTTCAGGTAAAAAATAA
- a CDS encoding MarR family transcriptional regulator: MGTQFKGKQQEISSLNTYLKLIRAADSIRSRLNNYLVENGITENQFSVLDVLYHLGPTNQKELGKKLLRSGGNITLVIDNLEKSGLVKRVRGKEDRRQFIVEIEEPGKKLFKKIFPGFLDMIVETADILSAKEQKELQRLTKKIGLGKPVDD; the protein is encoded by the coding sequence ATGGGAACACAGTTCAAAGGCAAACAGCAAGAGATAAGTTCACTTAATACTTATCTGAAATTAATAAGAGCCGCAGATAGCATAAGAAGCAGACTAAACAATTACCTTGTTGAAAATGGTATAACAGAAAATCAGTTCAGTGTTCTTGATGTGTTATATCACCTTGGTCCTACAAACCAAAAAGAGCTTGGTAAAAAATTGCTGCGAAGCGGCGGAAATATAACCCTTGTTATAGACAATCTGGAAAAATCAGGTCTTGTTAAAAGAGTGAGAGGCAAAGAAGACCGCAGACAATTTATTGTTGAGATTGAAGAACCGGGTAAAAAACTTTTCAAAAAAATTTTCCCGGGTTTTCTTGATATGATTGTGGAAACTGCTGACATCCTTTCCGCTAAAGAGCAGAAAGAACTTCAAAGACTGACTAAAAAAATCGGGTTGGGAAAACCGGTTGACGATTAA
- a CDS encoding NAD-dependent deacylase yields the protein MDNQEDFFNKLPSFKKVVFFTGAGISAESGIPTFRGKDGIWNKLKPEELANFDAFLRNPQLVWEWYNHRKEIVHHAKPNKGHLAIAEMQNYFEQVSVVTQNIDNLHRRAGSKLIYELHGNIERNYCIDCHTYYNEDFNPLEKIPRCSCGGLIRPDVVWFGEYLPQDQYKGAEEASLNCDLFFIVGTSAIVYPAASLIYTAKRAGAYLVEVNINPTEISSIADISLFDASGVVLPIVLDELKTKREN from the coding sequence ATGGATAACCAGGAAGATTTTTTTAATAAACTGCCTTCGTTTAAGAAGGTAGTTTTTTTTACCGGTGCCGGCATCTCAGCTGAAAGCGGCATTCCTACCTTCCGCGGTAAAGATGGTATATGGAACAAATTAAAACCTGAAGAGCTTGCAAACTTTGATGCTTTTCTGAGAAACCCTCAACTCGTATGGGAGTGGTATAATCATCGAAAAGAAATTGTGCATCATGCAAAACCTAACAAGGGGCATTTGGCAATTGCGGAAATGCAGAATTATTTTGAACAGGTTTCAGTCGTGACACAAAACATTGACAATCTTCACCGGCGTGCAGGCAGTAAATTAATTTATGAATTGCATGGAAATATTGAACGAAACTATTGCATAGACTGTCACACATATTATAACGAAGACTTTAATCCATTAGAAAAAATTCCAAGATGCAGCTGCGGTGGATTAATACGTCCTGATGTTGTCTGGTTTGGGGAATACCTTCCACAGGATCAATATAAAGGCGCGGAAGAAGCTTCATTAAACTGCGATTTATTTTTTATTGTCGGGACTTCGGCGATTGTTTATCCTGCCGCATCATTGATTTATACAGCTAAACGTGCAGGAGCTTACCTGGTTGAAGTGAATATTAATCCAACCGAAATTTCTTCGATTGCAGATATTTCACTGTTTGATGCTTCCGGTGTGGTGTTGCCAATTGTACTTGATGAACTAAAAACTAAACGTGAAAATTAA
- a CDS encoding tetratricopeptide repeat protein — MKTKLTFRGLILLFAIFVQSIIVFPQSLEDLLKDADKQVSEFNNKKALEILEQANQKFKDNWEVHWRMSRALVDIAEHLPSNTDKQKDEQEAMFRKAFDYADKSVKLASDQSITYLRRAIANGKTALFEGVFSAIGTVNDVKEDCEKAIQLGNGGSHFQALAHYVLGRTHAKVCEKSYLVRLPIGLGWGDIEEAIRQFNMAINLRPNFRMFYLDLGKAYIEEDEYEKAREVLKKIEKAPKADEDDDKVLSEAKNLLNEIKDE, encoded by the coding sequence ATGAAAACTAAACTTACTTTTAGAGGACTGATTTTATTGTTCGCAATTTTTGTTCAAAGCATAATTGTATTTCCTCAATCACTGGAGGATCTATTAAAAGATGCTGATAAACAGGTGAGTGAATTCAATAACAAAAAAGCACTTGAAATTCTTGAACAGGCAAATCAAAAATTTAAAGATAACTGGGAAGTGCATTGGAGAATGAGCCGGGCTTTAGTTGATATAGCCGAACATCTTCCATCCAATACCGACAAACAAAAAGATGAACAGGAAGCTATGTTCAGAAAAGCTTTTGATTATGCAGATAAATCCGTAAAGCTGGCTTCCGATCAATCAATAACCTATCTGCGCAGAGCAATAGCAAATGGTAAGACTGCGTTATTTGAAGGAGTATTTTCAGCAATCGGAACAGTGAATGATGTTAAAGAAGATTGTGAAAAAGCCATTCAGCTTGGCAACGGCGGAAGTCATTTTCAGGCGTTAGCACATTATGTTCTTGGAAGAACACATGCAAAAGTCTGCGAAAAATCATACCTGGTAAGATTACCGATAGGACTTGGCTGGGGTGATATTGAAGAAGCAATCAGACAATTTAATATGGCAATAAATTTAAGACCTAATTTCAGGATGTTCTATCTTGACCTTGGCAAAGCTTACATTGAAGAAGATGAATACGAAAAAGCTCGAGAAGTTTTAAAGAAAATTGAAAAGGCTCCCAAAGCTGATGAGGATGATGATAAAGTTTTAAGCGAAGCAAAAAATCTTCTGAATGAAATTAAAGACGAATAG
- a CDS encoding HD domain-containing protein — protein sequence MTKQTELASLVKGNRVDHFLLVRRNEVRLTKNQKPYLSLELGDQSLTLSANVWDNYEEQVPGLKNGDLVKVKGHIEEYQNANQIKVDTIRLAIPSDGVSSSDFLPKSKRNPEEMKKEFTARIQKIRDKKLKQLITLVFDDENFQKFSVSPAGKMWHHGYLHGLIEHTLEIIKICDLMSDIHPDINRDLLVCGAMLHDFGKIEELNSDTSFEYTDKGKLLGHITIAAMIVNEKINLIKEFPEELKNSLLHLILSHQGKLEHASPVVPKTVEAIALYQADELSAKVNAYKNAIQTELKSDSKWTKYIQLAGTDLYGQDLIKEEQEKKTLFDD from the coding sequence ATGACAAAACAAACCGAGCTTGCTTCATTAGTAAAAGGAAACAGGGTTGACCATTTTCTTCTGGTGCGAAGAAACGAAGTCCGATTAACAAAAAACCAGAAGCCTTACCTTAGTTTAGAACTTGGAGATCAATCACTTACTTTAAGCGCAAACGTGTGGGATAATTATGAAGAACAGGTTCCCGGTTTAAAGAACGGCGATCTTGTAAAAGTAAAAGGACACATTGAGGAATACCAGAACGCAAATCAAATAAAAGTTGATACCATTCGTCTTGCAATCCCGTCAGATGGTGTTTCATCTTCCGATTTTCTTCCGAAGTCAAAAAGAAATCCTGAAGAAATGAAAAAGGAATTCACCGCACGCATTCAAAAAATCAGAGACAAAAAACTTAAGCAGCTAATTACTTTAGTTTTTGATGATGAGAATTTTCAAAAGTTTTCTGTTTCACCAGCAGGAAAAATGTGGCATCATGGATATTTGCATGGTTTGATCGAACACACACTTGAGATAATAAAAATCTGCGACCTGATGAGCGATATTCATCCGGACATCAACAGGGATTTGCTTGTATGCGGGGCAATGCTGCATGATTTCGGAAAAATAGAAGAACTGAATTCAGATACATCTTTCGAGTACACCGATAAGGGAAAATTGTTAGGTCATATTACAATTGCTGCAATGATCGTAAATGAAAAAATAAATTTGATTAAAGAATTTCCGGAAGAACTAAAAAATTCTTTACTCCATCTGATTCTTAGTCACCAGGGCAAGCTGGAACACGCATCACCCGTTGTTCCCAAAACAGTTGAAGCAATTGCGCTTTACCAGGCTGATGAGTTAAGCGCAAAGGTGAACGCATACAAAAATGCAATTCAAACTGAATTGAAAAGTGACAGCAAGTGGACTAAATATATACAGCTTGCAGGCACCGATCTGTATGGGCAGGATTTAATTAAAGAGGAACAGGAAAAAAAAACTTTATTTGATGACTGA
- a CDS encoding UpxY family transcription antiterminator yields MINELTHQRHWFALYTKPRSEFKAAKQIEEAGVEFYLPSVTRLKQWSDRKKKVTEPLLRGYIFIFADEKERILSLTQPSVVRCVSDKGSPAKIPAWQIDNLRKMLQTETEYIIKEGLVPGVRIRILDGPFKDVVAVYREEANEKTIAVSIELLNRSVLAHLPKESSYEILKEQ; encoded by the coding sequence ATGATAAATGAATTAACACATCAGAGACACTGGTTTGCGTTATACACCAAACCAAGAAGTGAATTTAAAGCTGCAAAACAGATTGAAGAAGCAGGAGTTGAGTTTTATCTTCCATCGGTAACAAGATTGAAACAATGGAGTGACCGTAAGAAAAAAGTGACTGAACCTTTGCTTAGAGGATATATTTTTATTTTTGCCGACGAGAAAGAAAGAATACTTTCTTTAACACAGCCTTCTGTTGTAAGATGCGTTTCGGATAAAGGCAGCCCCGCAAAAATTCCGGCGTGGCAAATTGATAATCTTAGAAAAATGCTGCAGACTGAAACAGAATATATTATTAAAGAAGGGCTTGTTCCGGGAGTGAGAATTAGAATTCTTGACGGTCCATTTAAAGATGTTGTTGCTGTGTACCGGGAAGAAGCAAACGAAAAGACAATAGCGGTTTCAATAGAATTGCTTAACAGGTCAGTGCTTGCTCATTTACCGAAAGAAAGTTCTTACGAAATTCTGAAAGAACAATAA
- a CDS encoding UDP-glucose/GDP-mannose dehydrogenase family protein, whose protein sequence is MNIAVVGTGYVGLVSGTCFAETGNNVICVDVDAAKVDMMRNGKMPIYEPGLDSLFERNIKEGRLTFTTDLHDAVRKAAVIMLCLPTPQGGDGKADLQYVLKVADDLGKFFRAEPNLGFRVLVDKSTVPVGTSELVRAAVKKHAPNFDFDVASNPEFLREGIAVEDFMKPERVIVGTSNPKTKEIIEQLYEPFIRSGNPIYFMDEKSAEMTKYAANSFLATKISFMNEIANLCELTGAEVDKVRIGIGADSRIGKRFLFPGVGYGGSCFPKDVIALVNTANENKYDFKILKSVIDVNYRQVDLFFQKISRHYKDSLKGKHFGMWGLAFKPNTDDVREAPSHYLIKKLVDAGATVTAYDPEAMETTKAVIGDMIKYAQNSYIAIENADALIIVTEWNVFRNPDFDLVKSKLKTPVIFDGRNLYDIEKMKHLDLTYYSIGRAAVQGK, encoded by the coding sequence TGCGTAACGGTAAAATGCCGATTTATGAACCAGGGCTTGATTCATTATTCGAACGAAACATTAAAGAAGGAAGATTAACATTTACAACAGACCTTCACGACGCTGTGAGAAAAGCAGCTGTAATTATGCTTTGCCTGCCTACACCACAAGGCGGCGATGGAAAAGCTGATCTTCAATACGTACTAAAAGTTGCAGATGATCTTGGAAAGTTCTTCAGAGCTGAACCCAACCTCGGCTTCAGAGTTTTAGTTGATAAAAGTACTGTGCCTGTTGGTACAAGTGAACTTGTTCGTGCCGCTGTAAAAAAACATGCCCCCAATTTTGATTTTGATGTTGCTTCAAACCCGGAGTTTCTTCGTGAAGGAATTGCCGTAGAAGATTTTATGAAACCTGAAAGAGTTATTGTAGGAACGAGCAATCCTAAAACGAAAGAAATAATTGAACAGCTTTATGAACCATTTATACGTTCCGGTAACCCGATATATTTTATGGATGAAAAATCTGCCGAGATGACAAAGTATGCGGCAAATTCTTTCCTTGCCACAAAAATTTCCTTTATGAATGAAATCGCAAATCTTTGTGAGCTAACAGGCGCTGAAGTTGATAAAGTAAGAATCGGAATTGGTGCTGATTCAAGAATCGGTAAACGATTTTTATTTCCCGGTGTAGGGTACGGAGGTTCTTGTTTTCCTAAGGATGTTATTGCACTCGTTAACACCGCAAATGAAAATAAATATGACTTTAAAATTTTAAAGTCCGTTATTGATGTTAACTACCGCCAGGTTGATTTGTTCTTTCAGAAAATAAGCAGACACTATAAAGATAGTTTAAAAGGAAAACACTTTGGGATGTGGGGACTTGCCTTTAAACCGAATACAGATGATGTTCGTGAAGCACCATCACATTACCTGATAAAAAAACTTGTGGATGCAGGCGCTACTGTAACTGCCTACGACCCTGAAGCAATGGAAACAACAAAAGCAGTTATTGGTGATATGATTAAGTATGCACAAAATTCTTACATCGCAATTGAAAATGCAGATGCCCTGATAATTGTAACTGAGTGGAATGTTTTCAGGAACCCGGATTTTGATTTAGTTAAATCAAAACTTAAAACACCTGTGATTTTTGATGGTCGTAATCTATACGACATTGAAAAGATGAAACATCTTGATTTAACTTACTATTCAATCGGAAGAGCTGCGGTTCAGGGTAAGTGA